A stretch of DNA from bacterium:
CACGGCGGAGCCTTTTGAACGCGGGTTTGGAGTTACCATTGGCAACTCGCTCAGAAGGGTGCTTCTGTCCTCCTTGAAGGGGTGGTCGGTAACGGCCGTCGAGATAGAGGGCGCTCAGCATCAATTCTCGGCTGTGCCGGGCGTAGTGGAGGACGCGACAGAGATAATCCTGAACATTAGGAAATTGAGGGCGAAGCTCTCGGTGTTTCACCCCAAGGTGGTTTACTTAAGCGCCAAAGGCCCCCGGAAAGTGACAGCTGCGGACATAAAGCCTGACCCTGACGTGGAGCTGCTCAGCCCTGATATCCACATCGCGGAGCTGGACGAGGGAGCTAAGCTTAACCTTGCCATAAGAATCGAATATGGCCGCGGATACGTGCCCGCTGAGCAGCACGTTCTTGATGATCTGCCAGAGGGTTGGATAGCCGTTGATTCAGTTTTCTCGCCAATCACGAAGGTCGATTTCAGGGTTCAGAACGTTCTGCATCTTCAACGCGCCGACTATGACCGGCTTCTTCTTGAGGTCTGGACAGACGGAAGCATCGACCCGCTTGATGCAACTGCGCACGCCTCGAAGATACTGAAGGACATCTTTTTGAACTTCATTACGTTTGAGGAGCCGGCGGAACCTGAGGAGGAGGAGAAGAGGGAGGAGAAGATTGAGATCAATCCGAATTTGAAGAAGAGCATCGAGGAACTGGACCTCGGGTCGAGGCCGATGAATTGCTTGCGGGCGACCAAGATTGTTTCTGTGGCTCAGCTAGTAAGCAAGACAGACCAGGAACTTTTGAAGTTGGAGAACTTTGGCAAGGAGTCGCTTCGGGAGGTTAAGAAGGTCTTGGCAGAGCTGGACCTTGGCTTGAGCCAGGACCTGAGTCAGATCGAGGAGCTAGAACCGTATCTGCAAGCAGGGCAAGGTGCGGAGGAAGAGCTGGAAGAAGACGGACCGCCGGAGAAGGCCGAGCCGAACAAGGAAGCTAAGGCGGGAAAGGCAAAACCCCGGAAGCGGGCGCCCAGCACCAGTAAGTCCAAACAGCCGGACGCCAAACAGGAGGAGCCTCAGGAGGAGGAGGAGTCGCAGGAAAAACAGCAGCAGGCAGCCTCACCTCCCAAGAAAAAGCGGGCAAGGACGCCGCAAAAGAAGGAAGCTCCAGCGGTTGCGGCTAGCCCTGAGAGTCAAGAAGGTGAACAGGGAGAAGAGAGCAAATGAGGCACAGGGTCTCTGGGAGGAAGCTTAGTAGAGATACCGCGCATAGGACAGCGCTATTGCGCAATCTTGCGACTGCGCTGTTCAGGCATGAGCGGATATGCACCACACTGGCCAAGGCAAAAGAGACGCGCCGTTTCTCTGAGCGCCTCATAACTCTTGGCAAGAAGGACAGCTTGCACGCTAAGCGGCTCGCAGCGAGGCATATCTCGGACAAGGCTGTGCACAAGAAGCTGTTCACCGAGATAGCGCCCAGGTTTGTGGACCGCCCAGGCGGCTACACGAGGATGTTCAAACTTGGCCGCCGGCAGGGCGATAGCGCCAGCATGGCTCTTATTGAGCTTGTTGAGAGGGCGCCCGAGGAGAAGGCCAAGAAGAAGGCTAAGAAGTAGGCTCTAGCGTGTCATGTGTGAGGGCAGCAATGCTTGTCGATCACTTGACTTTGTTGACGTGCCGGATTCGTGCTATCTCGCTTGAGCAGAGGCCCGTAGCGCACATATAGTTGTGGAGATTGGATTGATCCAACGCGTCTTAAAGGCCAGATTGACTTAAGATACTAGTTGTGCTTTGACGGGCAGGGCGCTTTTTGAACGCTGACCGGGAGCTAGTGGTGTGATAAACATAGGGTGCGTTGGCTCTGGGGCGTGGGGAAGGAACCTTGTGCGCACGTTTGCCGCCCTTCCGCGCTGCAAGCTGCTTTACTGCTGCGACGTCGATCCTGAAGTCCGGCGAGGAGTAGCGAAAGCATATCCCAGCTGTAAGGCAACGGCGTCATTTGCTGACGTTCTACGGGATGATGCGGTTGATGCTGTCGCCATTGCATCGCCGGCCAAACTGCACTACGAGCAAGCAAGGGCTGCGCTTCTTTCTGGCAAGCATGTCTTTGTCGAGAAGCCGATGTCGCTCGCCTCACGCGATGCTGAGAGCCTAATCGAGCTTTCAGAGGGCAGAGGTCTTACGCTGATGGTTGGCCACCTTCTGCTCTATCATCCGGCAATTACGAGGTTGAAGGAGCTCATTCGGGCTGGGGAGCTGGGCGAGGTCTATTATCTTTATTCCCAGCGGACGAACCTCGGCAGGGTCCGGTCGGACGAGAGCGCGCTTTGGAGCTTCGCACCGCACGATCTCTCCGTTGCGATGTATCTTTTGGACGAAGAGCCTACAAGTGTCTCAGCGGACGGTCAGGCCTACTTGCAGTCGGGGATTGAGGACGTTGTGTTTCTGACGCTTCACTTCCCAGGCGGCAAGATGGCACACGTCCAGGTCAGCTGGCTGGACCCGCACAAGGTGAGGCGCTTGACGGTTGTGGGCAGCGAGAAGATGGTTGTGTTTGACGATGTTGAGTCGATGGAGAAGCTGAAGATATATGATAAGGGCGTCAGGTTGCCGTCTTATGATTCCTACGGGGACTCGATTACGGTGCGGTTCGGGGACATCTACTCGCCTAGGATAGATGTTAAGGAGCCGCTTGGAATAGAATGCGAGCATTTCCTAAGTTGCGTGGAGTCGGGCGACAGGCCGCTCACAGACGGAAGAGACGGTCTGAGGGTTGTCAGAGTGCTTGAGAGGGCAGATCAGGCGTTGAGGCAATGAGATGACAGAGGAGATGACGGCGCGGCAGAAGGGCTATTTCGTTCACGAGACGTCGGCTGTGGACCCCGGGTCCGAGATAGGCGAGGGCACACAGGTCTGGCACTTCTCACACATAATGGCCGGAGCCAAGATTGGGAAGCGCTGCAAGCTGGGACAGAACGTTTTTGTGGCGAAAGGCGCTGTTCTTGGCGACAACTGCAAGATTCAGAATAATGTGTCGCTTTACGAGGGGGTTATTCTCGAGGACGACGTGTTCTGCGGGCCATCGATGGTTTTCACGAACGTCAAGACGCCCAGATCGGCGGTCGTGCGTAACACGAGCAGCGACTATATTCGGACGATTGTAAAGAGAGGCGCCTCGATCGGGGCGAACGCCACGGTCATCTGCGGGGTTACGATTGGCCGCCATGCTTTTGTCGGGGCAGGGTCGGTTGTGAGTCGGGACGTGCCCGATTATGCGCTGGTTTATGGCGTGCCGGCGGTTGTGAAGGGTTGGGCCTGCGAGTGCGGCGTGCGGCTTGTCTTCTCAAGCGATTGTGAGGCTCGATGTCCCGAGTGTGGGCGCGAATACGTAATTGAAGGAAGGACAGTGAGGAGGCGATAGTGCAGGTTCCACTGCTTGACCTAAAGCCACAGTTCGCGAAGATAAGGGATGAGGTCAAACAGGCCATAGACAGGGTTTTGGAGACGCAAGTGTTCGTGCTTGGCCCTGAAGTGCAGAAGCTCGAACAGGAGGTCTCCGAATACAGCGGAGCCAAGTTCGGCGTGGGGTGCGCCTCGGGAACGGACTCGATCCTTCTGAGCCTCATGGCGGCTGGCGTGTCGCTCGGGGATGAGGTGATAACCACGCCCTACACGTTCTTCTCCACGGCTGGCTCAATCTCTCGTGTCGGCGCCATCCCCGTATTCGTCGATATTGACGCAGAGACCTACAACATCGATCCCTCGCTGATCGAGTCCCGGATAACGCCCAGGACGAAGGCTCTCATCCCCGTCCACCTTTTCGGTCAGTGTGCCGACATGGGTCCCATTCTTGAGATCGCCGACGAGCACGGCCTTTATGTCATAGAGGATGCGGCGCAGTCGATCGGTTCAAAGACCAAGCTCGATGGCGCGTGGGCGGCTGCGGGTGCGATGGGTCATTTGGGTTGTTTCTCGTTTTTCCCGAGCAAGAACCTTGGCGCTTACGGGGACGGGGGGATGGTCGTGACCAACGATGAGGGCCTAGCCGAGAAGGTTCGGATGCTTCGCGCTCACGGCAGCAAGCCCAAATACCATCACAGTCTCATCGGCGCAAACAGCAGGCTGGACGCAATTCAGGCGGCAGTGCTAAGGGTTAAGCTGAAGTACCTCGATGGTTGGAGCGATGCTAGACGGCAAAACGCTGGGTTCTACGACGAGGCGTTTGCCGAAAGCGGGATCGAGAGCCCGAAGGTGCGCGATGGGAACCGTTCGATATACAACCAATATGTGATACGGACAGAGGCTCGGGATAGGGTGATGCGATACCTCAAGGAGCACGGTGTGGGGTGTGAGGTGTACTACCCTGTGCCGCTGCACTTGCAGAAGTGTTATGCATTTTTAGGATACAATATGGGCGATTTTCCAGAATCGGAGGCGGCGGCGCGTGAGACGCTCGCTCTGCCTATCTACCCTGAGCTTGCAGACGAGCAGCTGAGCTACGTTGTTAAATGTGTGTTGGAGGGGTTGAAGTGAAGGATCAGCTGATTGCCAGAATAAAGGGCAGGCAAGCTAGGGTTGGGGTTGTTGGACTTGGATACGTCGGGCTGCCGCTTGTGCACGAGTTCTCCACTCAGGGCTTCACCGTAACGGGCTTTGACATAGACCGTCGCAAGGTTGACATGCTCAACGCGGGCAAGAGCTACATCGGGCACATACCGTCGGAGAAGATCGCGTCGCACATTCAGAGCGGCCGGTTCAGCGCGACTATGGATTTTGACAAGCTTGCGGAGACTGATTGTATTATTATTTGCGTCCCCACGCCGCTGACGGCGATGAAAGAGCCTGACCTATCCTACATCGAGGGCACGGCCAAGAGCATCGCGACACGTCTCAGGAAAGGGCATCTGGTTGTTTTGGAGAGCACAACTTATCCTGGCACCACGAGGGAAGTTGTCCTGCCGATACTCACGGCCCATAACGACCTAGAGGTGGGGAAGGACTTCTTTCTTGCCTTCTCGCCAGAGAGGGAGGACCCTGCTAACAAAAAATTCTCGACTGGGACGATCCCAAAGGTCGTTGGCGGGCTAACGCCGAATTGCACCGCGCTCGCGGACGTTCTTTATTCGTCAATTGTGCAGGAGACTGTTGTCGTGTCGTCCGCCGAGGTCGCAGAATCGACCAAACTATTGGAGAACATCTATCGGAGCGTGAACATAGCGCTCGTCAACGAGCTGAAGATGCTCTTCACGCGGATGGGTATCGACGTTTGGGAGGTTATTAGGGCGGCATCGACAAAGCCATTCGGCTTTCACGCCTTCTATCCGGGGCCAGGGCTGGGTGGGCACTGCATCCCGATTGACCCGTTCTACCTGTCTTGGAAGGCGAAGGAGTTTGATTTCGCCACGAGGTTCATCGAGCTAGCGGGCGAGGTGAACACGTCAGTGCCGTACTACGTGGTGGAGAGGCTGACGCTCGCTTTGAACGAGCGCAGAAAGAGCGTCAACGGCTCAAAGGTCCTGGTTCTTGGCGTCGCATACAAGCCGGACGTGGATGACATCAGAGAGTCACCAGCGATGCAGATAATGGAGCTGTTGATGGAGCGTGGGGCTGAAGTTTCCTACAACGATCCGTTCATTCCCGAGCTCCCGATGATGCGGAAATACAAAATCCCGAAGTCCTCCGTCGAGTTGAGCGCGGAGGCCCTCGCAGAGGCGGACTGCGTCCTGGTGGTTACAGACCACAGCGTCTATCGCGAAAAGGCCCAGTTCATTGTGGATAACGCCTCGCTTGTGGTCGATACTCGCAACGCGACGAGTGCCGTCAAGGAGCATCGGGAGCGGATAGTCTCTGCGTAGAACCGCTGTCGTGTTAGGCCGCCCATGATTCAGAAGCTGCGACTCGCGTTCAAGCTGATGTGGCGGCACCGTCTGCTGACGCTAGCGTTTGTCATCTCCGCGAGTCTCAGGGCCGGCTTGATTGCTGTGTTTTTCAAGCTGATACAGAGTTTCCTGAAAAAGGCCTTGGGCGCCTCGGCCGCGGCTAGCTCCGAGGGTCTCTGGCTGAAGCTGGCAGGCGTCGCCGGCATCATACTCGTCTGCTGGATCGGCCGCAGCGCGGCTGATTACTACGCGAAAGTGCTTCAGGCCGAGCTCGGCCGGCGGGTTGAGATGGGGCTGCGCCTCGATCTCGTTGAACACCTCTTGAAGCTCTCTCTTGGTTTTTTTAACCGTTATAGCAAGGCGCAGATACTACGCGCTGTGAACACCGATGCCGCCTCGCTAAGGCTGTTGGTGCACCACACCGCTGGGCTGGTCATTTCCTCGATTCAGGTTGGGAGTTTGTTCGTTGTGGCTCTCACACTCGACCCGGTTCTTGCGATGTGGGGCCTGATTGGCCTGCCATTTGCCATTTTTCCGTTGATGCGCATAGGGTCATCCATATACAAACATGCTGAGGAGAGCCGATTTCAGGGCGTAACGATAACAAACCTTCTGTTTCAGGTTCTCTCGGGGATAAGGATCGTCAAGGTTTTCCAGGGTGAGCATCGCGAGGCGAAAGCCTGCCATAGATCGGCAATGGCGCTCCTAAAGGCGTCGATGGGCATCGTGAAACGTCAGTCAACAGCCGCCGTCCTACTTGACAGTCTAAGCGGCTTCGGCATCTTTTTTGTCATCATACTTGGTGGGATGCGGGTGTCGGCCGGCAAGATGGACATCCCGGCCTTCATTATCTTCATCGTTGCGCTTCAGGTCGTTCTGGGCAGCACAAGGCAGATACTCAACGTCTATTCCCAGATTAAGATCCAGAGCGTTGCCATTGATAAAATAGACATGTTTCTCGCAGAAAAGCCCGAGATCAAGGACGGCAAGGACGCTGTGGCATTGACCGCACCTCCGCGAACAATGCAGTTTCAGAACGTAGGCTATTCTTACGATTCAGAACCTGTTCTGAGGAATGTTAGTTTCACCGTCAAGTCAGGTGAGACGATTGGCATCGTTGGGCCGTCTGGTGTTGGCAAGACAACACTGTTGAACCTTGTGGCGAGGTTTTTTGATCCCACAGAAGGGAGGATTCTCCTAGATAGGACAGACTTGAGAAAAATCAAGGTCAACGACTTGATGAGAAACCTCGCAATTGTTACTCAGGAGCCATTCCTGTTTCAGGTTTCACTGATGGAGAATATACGCTATGGCCGGCCTGACGCGACAGACGAGGAAGTCCGGGCCGCGGCCCAGGCTGCTAACATACATGACGACATAGCCTCGTGGCCAGATGGATATGACACGGTGATAGGCCCAACCAGGGCGGACGTGTCGGTCGGGCAGAAGCAGCGTATCAACATCGCAAGAGCAATCCTCAAAAACGCTCCGATATTGCTTCTGGACGAGGCGACGAGCGCGCTGGACTCCAAGACCGAAAGGCAGGTGCAAGAGTCGCTTGATAAGCTTATGCAGAAGTGCACCACCCTAGTCGTGGCGCATCGTCTCTCGACGCTTCGTGAGGCGGACAAGATACTTGTCCTTGCCAAGGGAACTGTTGAGGCGTTCGCGCCTCACGAGGAGCTTCTGAAGACGAGCCCGACGTACCAAGAGCTCTGGAAGGCACAGCAACGGCAGACGAGGCAAACCAGTGAGCAATAGGCTGGCACGGGACGACAGAGTATAGGGTCTGTGAGAAGATTAACTCCAAGGGTCTTAGGAGGCCGGACGGATGATCTCCTTGATCTTGCTAGCTCCATCCGTCAGTCGCTGCTTGAACTCGATGATTCGCTTACGCGTCTCATCCTGAACCGCAGTTCGATTGGAGGCGAGCCACTCAGAGAGGTTGACCAGGTGATCGACATCCAGCGCGTCTGAACGAAAGGAATACTTCTGAAGGTTGAGCGAGGCCATGAAATCCCGGCACTTGGGTCTATACTCAATCATTATCGAGGGGACCCCGGCACAGAGAGCAGTTACGACCGAGTGAAGCTTCATTCCGATGAACGTGGTGCAGCGTTCACAGACGTCGAGCGCATGTTCTACGTCGGTCGCGATGAGATGGATCTCGGGCTCGTGTATTCCGATCAGTTTAGCCAGTGCGGTTATGCTATCCATGTCATAAGGCCATACGCACAGGAACAGGATTGTCCAACCCCTTGAGCGAAGAGCCCTGCACACTTGCGCGATTCTATCTAACATCTCATCTTCTGTCCCCCACACATTACCGCGGGAGGTGCCGACATTGACCCCGAGAAGCTTCTCCTCGGCCGTTGTGCGGTAAGATTCCCTCGCCAAAATGAGGGCAGAATCGCCCACGACCTCCACATTTTGCAGCCCAGCCTCCTTGAGAACACCGGCACCCATCGGGCCGCGGACCCCCACGAACTGTGCCTGTCGCAGCAGCTCAACCCACGCTCGGAGATCATCTTCCCAGTCCTTTTGACCCGCAGCCCAGAACTCAGGATTGGCAACGCCAGTGCCCAGACAGAATCTCGTAGGACACTCCTTGACTAGCCTGGCGAACTCTCTGAGATAGCCTTTGTCTCGGTTTATTAGAGTGCCCCCGCCGAGGCAGCCCGCGGGGAATACTTCCCGGCCAGTTAATCTTTTATATAGCGCTTTCTTGCCCGGCGAGAGGTGAAAAAGCGGCATGAAATGGTAACCTGCGAACAGCCGCTTGTATGCCTCGAGCAGCATCTCGTCGCCCAGGTTCTCGTGGCCAGTCCAGCCGATATAAGCGATGCGGCGTTTGAACGGGTTGCCCAGCTCCCAGTATATTTTGGCCTTCTTTAGTAGCTTCATTGTGTATCTTCCCCGGACCAAGAACTTGTTGCTCGTGCACGATGATCAGTCGATTCTATCGTGCTCCAGCGCGATCTTTTATCTATTCGCAACCTCTTTATAGAACTCCAAAAACCGCGCGGCTTGTTGCTCAAGAGTGAATCCCGCCAGAACTCGCTTTCTGCCCTGGGCGCCCATTCTGACCCGCAGGTCCTCATCACCAGCCAATTCACAGATTCTATCCGCAAGCGCTTGGGGATCGCGCGTCGGAACGACAAAGCCAGTAACGCCCTCCTCGAGCGCCTCGGCCGTTCCTCCGGCGTCTGTGCACACTACCGGCACTTTGAAGCTCTGGGCCTCTAGAACGGTGTTTGGGAGCCCTTCCCGCACCGACGACTGTAGGTATATGTCTGTTTGACGCAATAGTGGTAGTATCTTGTCTCTTGGCAAGTCCCCATGGAACTGCACTGCACCCTCCAAGCCCATTTGCCACACCGCATAGCGCAGCGCATCCCGGAGCGTGCCGCCGCCCACAATGTCGTAGCGCAATTTCACACCGCGCTGTGCGACGATTGATGCGGCCTTCAGACCGTATTCATATCCTTTTCCCCAATCCAATCGACCAACACTGAGTAGTCTAAGTGCACTTCCTGTCCCGTCCTTGGGCGGCGGATATGGTATGCAACCACGGTCAAAAACCGCAGGGTCCACTCCGGGAAGGATCACTCTGCCTCGCGACTCGGAAAGCCCAAGCTCTCTTGCCCGCAGCATCAGTGCCTCGGACACGAAATGCACGTCGTCTGAGACCTGAAGCAGAGTTTTGCAGGTATCTGCGTTGAACAGCGAATTGACAAATAGGTCTGCTCCCCTGAAGCTCACTATGACCTTAACCCCCAGAGCCTTCTTTAGGAGGATGAGATCGAGCAGCTCTTGGGCAAGCCAACCATCCTCGAGGTGCACAATATCGAAGCCCTCGCCGAAATAGGGAAGGAGCCTTCGCAAACACCCGCCTGCTTTGCGGCTCAATCCGTGACGAGCGAAAATTGCGGCGATCAGCTTTGAAGTTTTCCCTGGAGACGTCAGGCCCTTTCGCAGCAAACCACCGCCCAGCTCGATTGTCGATCTCCATATTGAGGTCTTCTTTCGGAGGTATTTGACCCGAGATGGGTAGCGCGCCAAGGCGGCCCTCTCTGGGGGGTATGTGCATTGCCGATATAGAAACAGCGTTATATCCAGACCGCGCTTGAGCAACGGCTCAAACTTCCTAGCAGGGAAGGTCGGCGCCGCGCCTCCGACGCTTGCCACCCTCAGCTCAGGTCTGGTGCGCCCTGTCATTCTCTATAGTCGCGCGGTCTCATGAACGGGGGATGTTTCTGAACGGTCTTGAGCCTTCCGCACGATGAGCATGTGCCGGATCTGTTTATGGTCAACCCATTCGCTGTTATTCAGGACGAATTCCCTGGCGACCCTAATAGGGTCTTGGTGCCTGAAATTGGGGTCGAAGCTGGCATCATGCATCACCAAATAACCGCCGGGCTTGATGAAGGGAGACCACTCGAGAAAATCGCGCCGAACCGACTCGTAAGAATGGTTGCCGTCGATAAATAGTAGGTCTATTGGCCTATTCCAATCGCTAGAGAAATCGGTGCTGTAGCCCCTGAGCGCTCTCACATGTTTGTAGGAGCCGTATCGCTTGATATTGTGGATGAACTGCTCGAGCAGCGGGACATCTGTTTTCTGGCTCACGTCGTGGTAGTGCGCTGCTGACGATGGATCACCGTCCGCATTGAATGGGTCTATGCAGAAGAGAACAGCCCCCTTTTTGTTCTTTATCGCGCGCGAGAGCACAACAGATGATTTCCCAAGCCAAGAGCCTATTTCCACCAGAACCGGACTGATGTCGGGCAGACTCTTGGCCACATCGTAGAGAGCAACGGCATGGTCCTCGGGAAACCCGCTTGGGACGAGACGGTGTCCATAGATTGAGTAGTGGCGGAGTCCGTATTTCCTGAGCCAATACAACCTGTCCATCGCCCTCCGATGACGCGTCTTGAGCCATCTCCTGAACGCATAATACGCGCTCCTCGCCGTCCGGTAGCCCCCCTTGCCCAAAACAGTTTGTAGGCTCGTCTTAAGGAATCCTTTCATAATAGACCTGCTACTTGCCCCAAAAAACTACGTCTGACCGCGCCCGAACCTGTCCTCTTGGGCCTCTAAGGCTCTCATCATTCATTCAGAATCTACAACGATTTGCGGTGCACTTCAAGCGCCCGGGCGCCCTGGGGGGTGGTCTGAGAACCTGGCGCCAAAAAAGAGTTGAGTTCTGACCTCGAGATTGAAAGAATCTCCTCTGCTATGAGTTCCGATTTCAGCATGTAATTGCCTGCTGGCCT
This window harbors:
- a CDS encoding DapH/DapD/GlmU-related protein encodes the protein MTEEMTARQKGYFVHETSAVDPGSEIGEGTQVWHFSHIMAGAKIGKRCKLGQNVFVAKGAVLGDNCKIQNNVSLYEGVILEDDVFCGPSMVFTNVKTPRSAVVRNTSSDYIRTIVKRGASIGANATVICGVTIGRHAFVGAGSVVSRDVPDYALVYGVPAVVKGWACECGVRLVFSSDCEARCPECGREYVIEGRTVRRR
- a CDS encoding DegT/DnrJ/EryC1/StrS family aminotransferase, with the translated sequence MQVPLLDLKPQFAKIRDEVKQAIDRVLETQVFVLGPEVQKLEQEVSEYSGAKFGVGCASGTDSILLSLMAAGVSLGDEVITTPYTFFSTAGSISRVGAIPVFVDIDAETYNIDPSLIESRITPRTKALIPVHLFGQCADMGPILEIADEHGLYVIEDAAQSIGSKTKLDGAWAAAGAMGHLGCFSFFPSKNLGAYGDGGMVVTNDEGLAEKVRMLRAHGSKPKYHHSLIGANSRLDAIQAAVLRVKLKYLDGWSDARRQNAGFYDEAFAESGIESPKVRDGNRSIYNQYVIRTEARDRVMRYLKEHGVGCEVYYPVPLHLQKCYAFLGYNMGDFPESEAAARETLALPIYPELADEQLSYVVKCVLEGLK
- a CDS encoding ABC transporter ATP-binding protein, yielding MIQKLRLAFKLMWRHRLLTLAFVISASLRAGLIAVFFKLIQSFLKKALGASAAASSEGLWLKLAGVAGIILVCWIGRSAADYYAKVLQAELGRRVEMGLRLDLVEHLLKLSLGFFNRYSKAQILRAVNTDAASLRLLVHHTAGLVISSIQVGSLFVVALTLDPVLAMWGLIGLPFAIFPLMRIGSSIYKHAEESRFQGVTITNLLFQVLSGIRIVKVFQGEHREAKACHRSAMALLKASMGIVKRQSTAAVLLDSLSGFGIFFVIILGGMRVSAGKMDIPAFIIFIVALQVVLGSTRQILNVYSQIKIQSVAIDKIDMFLAEKPEIKDGKDAVALTAPPRTMQFQNVGYSYDSEPVLRNVSFTVKSGETIGIVGPSGVGKTTLLNLVARFFDPTEGRILLDRTDLRKIKVNDLMRNLAIVTQEPFLFQVSLMENIRYGRPDATDEEVRAAAQAANIHDDIASWPDGYDTVIGPTRADVSVGQKQRINIARAILKNAPILLLDEATSALDSKTERQVQESLDKLMQKCTTLVVAHRLSTLREADKILVLAKGTVEAFAPHEELLKTSPTYQELWKAQQRQTRQTSEQ
- a CDS encoding nucleotide sugar dehydrogenase, which encodes MCVGGVEVKDQLIARIKGRQARVGVVGLGYVGLPLVHEFSTQGFTVTGFDIDRRKVDMLNAGKSYIGHIPSEKIASHIQSGRFSATMDFDKLAETDCIIICVPTPLTAMKEPDLSYIEGTAKSIATRLRKGHLVVLESTTYPGTTREVVLPILTAHNDLEVGKDFFLAFSPEREDPANKKFSTGTIPKVVGGLTPNCTALADVLYSSIVQETVVVSSAEVAESTKLLENIYRSVNIALVNELKMLFTRMGIDVWEVIRAASTKPFGFHAFYPGPGLGGHCIPIDPFYLSWKAKEFDFATRFIELAGEVNTSVPYYVVERLTLALNERRKSVNGSKVLVLGVAYKPDVDDIRESPAMQIMELLMERGAEVSYNDPFIPELPMMRKYKIPKSSVELSAEALAEADCVLVVTDHSVYREKAQFIVDNASLVVDTRNATSAVKEHRERIVSA
- a CDS encoding glycosyltransferase family 4 protein: MRRLLPYFGEGFDIVHLEDGWLAQELLDLILLKKALGVKVIVSFRGADLFVNSLFNADTCKTLLQVSDDVHFVSEALMLRARELGLSESRGRVILPGVDPAVFDRGCIPYPPPKDGTGSALRLLSVGRLDWGKGYEYGLKAASIVAQRGVKLRYDIVGGGTLRDALRYAVWQMGLEGAVQFHGDLPRDKILPLLRQTDIYLQSSVREGLPNTVLEAQSFKVPVVCTDAGGTAEALEEGVTGFVVPTRDPQALADRICELAGDEDLRVRMGAQGRKRVLAGFTLEQQAARFLEFYKEVANR
- the rplQ gene encoding 50S ribosomal protein L17; protein product: MRHRVSGRKLSRDTAHRTALLRNLATALFRHERICTTLAKAKETRRFSERLITLGKKDSLHAKRLAARHISDKAVHKKLFTEIAPRFVDRPGGYTRMFKLGRRQGDSASMALIELVERAPEEKAKKKAKK
- a CDS encoding class I SAM-dependent methyltransferase, with protein sequence MKGFLKTSLQTVLGKGGYRTARSAYYAFRRWLKTRHRRAMDRLYWLRKYGLRHYSIYGHRLVPSGFPEDHAVALYDVAKSLPDISPVLVEIGSWLGKSSVVLSRAIKNKKGAVLFCIDPFNADGDPSSAAHYHDVSQKTDVPLLEQFIHNIKRYGSYKHVRALRGYSTDFSSDWNRPIDLLFIDGNHSYESVRRDFLEWSPFIKPGGYLVMHDASFDPNFRHQDPIRVAREFVLNNSEWVDHKQIRHMLIVRKAQDRSETSPVHETARL
- a CDS encoding Gfo/Idh/MocA family oxidoreductase, which gives rise to MINIGCVGSGAWGRNLVRTFAALPRCKLLYCCDVDPEVRRGVAKAYPSCKATASFADVLRDDAVDAVAIASPAKLHYEQARAALLSGKHVFVEKPMSLASRDAESLIELSEGRGLTLMVGHLLLYHPAITRLKELIRAGELGEVYYLYSQRTNLGRVRSDESALWSFAPHDLSVAMYLLDEEPTSVSADGQAYLQSGIEDVVFLTLHFPGGKMAHVQVSWLDPHKVRRLTVVGSEKMVVFDDVESMEKLKIYDKGVRLPSYDSYGDSITVRFGDIYSPRIDVKEPLGIECEHFLSCVESGDRPLTDGRDGLRVVRVLERADQALRQ
- a CDS encoding polysaccharide pyruvyl transferase family protein, with the protein product MKLLKKAKIYWELGNPFKRRIAYIGWTGHENLGDEMLLEAYKRLFAGYHFMPLFHLSPGKKALYKRLTGREVFPAGCLGGGTLINRDKGYLREFARLVKECPTRFCLGTGVANPEFWAAGQKDWEDDLRAWVELLRQAQFVGVRGPMGAGVLKEAGLQNVEVVGDSALILARESYRTTAEEKLLGVNVGTSRGNVWGTEDEMLDRIAQVCRALRSRGWTILFLCVWPYDMDSITALAKLIGIHEPEIHLIATDVEHALDVCERCTTFIGMKLHSVVTALCAGVPSIMIEYRPKCRDFMASLNLQKYSFRSDALDVDHLVNLSEWLASNRTAVQDETRKRIIEFKQRLTDGASKIKEIIRPAS
- a CDS encoding DNA-directed RNA polymerase subunit alpha, with the protein product MHWKGINKPKGFVTQEATQFYGRFTAEPFERGFGVTIGNSLRRVLLSSLKGWSVTAVEIEGAQHQFSAVPGVVEDATEIILNIRKLRAKLSVFHPKVVYLSAKGPRKVTAADIKPDPDVELLSPDIHIAELDEGAKLNLAIRIEYGRGYVPAEQHVLDDLPEGWIAVDSVFSPITKVDFRVQNVLHLQRADYDRLLLEVWTDGSIDPLDATAHASKILKDIFLNFITFEEPAEPEEEEKREEKIEINPNLKKSIEELDLGSRPMNCLRATKIVSVAQLVSKTDQELLKLENFGKESLREVKKVLAELDLGLSQDLSQIEELEPYLQAGQGAEEELEEDGPPEKAEPNKEAKAGKAKPRKRAPSTSKSKQPDAKQEEPQEEEESQEKQQQAASPPKKKRARTPQKKEAPAVAASPESQEGEQGEESK